A portion of the Cryptosporangium phraense genome contains these proteins:
- a CDS encoding sensor histidine kinase: protein MRWLPPDRPSRRDVVLAALWTVVAAGVCLPIALASTPSSYDVRGELLFVAAAQTVPFWLMRRYPSLAWYTAVAVAILLPERYDVLLADPWPWPPLFGITLFIAFANICARTPRRAAAGAWITAAYLFWVYSIPDQRPGWLIALAAIAVLVDVVRMLRRTSRALGRERRLSEDEKARRTILEERARIARDLHDVVAHHMSMVVVQAETAPYRIDGLSPAATDDFAAISRTAREALNEVRGLLGVLRSDEITSDLRPQPGLHDLGELVGTARKAGARVDVVEQGQRRPLRPGVDVGAYRIVQESLANAARHSPGAPIRVAVTYSDDAVELAIVNAAPAGPTQRTGAVGHGLTGMTERATVVGGTLQAEPTPDGGFAVHARLPAGALR, encoded by the coding sequence GTGCGCTGGTTACCGCCCGACCGACCGAGCCGCCGAGACGTCGTGCTCGCCGCCCTCTGGACGGTCGTCGCGGCCGGCGTCTGCTTACCGATCGCGCTCGCCTCGACGCCCTCCAGCTACGACGTCCGTGGGGAGCTGCTGTTCGTCGCGGCGGCCCAGACCGTGCCGTTCTGGCTGATGCGCCGGTATCCGTCGCTGGCCTGGTACACGGCCGTCGCGGTCGCGATCCTGCTGCCCGAGCGGTACGACGTGCTCCTCGCCGACCCCTGGCCGTGGCCACCGCTGTTCGGCATCACGTTGTTCATCGCGTTCGCCAACATCTGCGCCCGGACGCCCCGCCGCGCCGCCGCCGGGGCCTGGATCACCGCCGCGTACCTGTTCTGGGTCTACTCGATCCCCGACCAACGCCCGGGCTGGCTGATCGCGCTGGCGGCGATCGCGGTCCTCGTCGACGTCGTCCGGATGCTGCGGCGGACCAGCCGGGCGCTCGGGCGGGAGCGGAGGCTCAGCGAGGACGAGAAGGCGCGCCGCACGATCCTCGAGGAACGCGCCCGGATCGCCCGCGACCTGCACGACGTCGTCGCGCACCACATGTCGATGGTCGTCGTGCAGGCCGAGACCGCGCCGTACCGGATCGACGGGCTCTCCCCGGCCGCGACCGACGACTTCGCCGCGATCAGCCGGACCGCCCGGGAGGCGCTCAACGAGGTCCGCGGGCTGCTCGGGGTGCTGCGCAGCGACGAGATCACGTCCGACCTGCGTCCTCAGCCCGGCCTGCACGATCTCGGCGAGCTGGTGGGCACCGCGCGGAAGGCCGGGGCCCGGGTCGACGTCGTCGAACAGGGACAGCGACGGCCGCTGCGGCCGGGCGTCGACGTCGGCGCGTACCGGATCGTGCAGGAGTCGCTGGCCAACGCGGCCCGGCACTCCCCCGGCGCCCCGATCCGGGTCGCGGTCACCTATTCCGACGACGCGGTCGAACTGGCGATCGTGAACGCGGCCCCGGCCGGGCCGACTCAACGCACCGGCGCGGTCGGGCACGGGCTCACCGGGATGACCGAGCGAGCGACGGTCGTCGGTGGCACCCTCCAGGCCGAGCCGACCCCGGACGGCGGCTTCGCCGTCCACGCCCGCCTCCCGGCCGGAGCGCTCCGGTGA
- a CDS encoding response regulator, translated as MTRIVVVDDQAMVRQGFAALLDAQADFTVVGQAADGAEALRLARRVQPDVVLMDVRMPNMDGLEATRRILDGGSTEAPRVLMLTTFDLDDYVYAALRAGASGFLLKDAPMADLVQAVRVVAAGEALLAPSVTRRLIADFARRPATHRARPDRLRVLTPRESEVLTLIARGLSNGEIADALVVAEQTVKTHVGRILAKLDLRDRAQAVVLAYETGLVEPGA; from the coding sequence GTGACCCGGATCGTCGTCGTCGACGACCAGGCGATGGTCCGCCAGGGCTTCGCCGCGTTGCTCGACGCCCAGGCCGACTTCACCGTGGTCGGTCAGGCCGCCGACGGCGCCGAGGCACTGCGCCTGGCCCGTCGCGTCCAGCCGGACGTCGTCCTGATGGACGTCCGCATGCCGAACATGGACGGGCTGGAGGCAACGCGACGGATCCTCGACGGCGGGAGTACGGAAGCCCCACGGGTCCTGATGCTGACGACGTTCGACCTGGACGACTACGTGTACGCGGCGCTCCGGGCCGGAGCCAGCGGGTTTCTCCTCAAGGACGCGCCGATGGCGGACCTGGTGCAGGCCGTCCGGGTGGTCGCGGCCGGAGAGGCGCTGCTGGCGCCGAGCGTCACCCGGCGGCTGATCGCCGACTTCGCGCGCCGGCCGGCGACGCACCGGGCGCGCCCCGACCGGCTCCGGGTCCTGACCCCGCGGGAGTCCGAGGTGCTGACGCTGATCGCGCGCGGGCTGTCCAACGGCGAGATCGCCGACGCGCTGGTGGTCGCCGAGCAGACGGTCAAGACCCACGTCGGGCGGATCCTGGCCAAGCTCGACCTGCGCGACCGGGCCCAGGCCGTCGTACTCGCGTACGAGACCGGGCTGGTCGAACCGGGCGCCTGA